The region TTTTGTGGTTGCAACCTTAGTCTACGCTCACAAAAGGAGTTTAAAAGTACTGATTCAGTCCAGAATATTACAAACGGATAGAGATTTCGTGAGCTGGATATCTTTCGCCTCTGCGGGTGTGAATCGGCGCAGATACATATCCGTTACTCGCCGAACGCAGATAACTCAGAAAGCTCTCTAGGCCCTCATGATTGGTATTGTCGCTAGCTATGATACCGCCGGACCGTACTTTAGATTCCATCAATTTCAAAACGTCCATATACATGCCTTTAGGCCCATCTAAAAAAAGCATATCGATGTTATTCGGTGAATTCTCTTTAAGAGTTTGCAGAGCATCCCCCACACGGAACTCCACAAATCCAACCAAGCCAGCTTCCGTCAGATTGGTTTTCGCTCTTGCTACCTTCTCAGGGTGAAATTCTGTAGTGATCACTTTTCCACCACCATTGTCTTTGACAGCAGCTGCTAAATAGATTGTAGAAACACCGAAGGACGTTCCAAACTCAACGATCGTTTTAGAATTGTTCGTGCGTGCAATGGAATACAAGAGATTACCGAATTCCATACCAATCGCCATGTAAACGCCACGCATGGCGCGATAGAATTCTTCCTGAGTTGCCGTTTCAGGCAAAGCCATGGCCTCTTGACGATTTGTGGCATCGTTTTCGGCTGAGTCCTTATACAATTTTGCTAAAATATTTTGGACTTGTTCAGTTGCAAGAGATGATTTCATGATTGATCCTTACCTTACCCTTTTCATCGCGGGTTTGCTTTTCTTGAGCCAAATATAAATTCCTGAAAAATAGAATGCCAAAGGCAATAGGCCCGCCAGGAACATAACGAGCTGACCGATCTCGCCCCAGAATTTTCCTGAGTGAAGGTTAAAATTATAGTTTCTAAAGGAAACTTTTTGTTCCGTGGGAGGCGACAAAACATAGTCATCAATGTTCATTTGGCGATCTGCCACTTTCACCGTTCCCTTGCGCACATCAATCATCGCTGTCATGGGGCGCTGAAGTAAATCGGCTGATCTCAGGGATTCATCGATTTTATTAAAATCGAACAACGGTTTTGCTTCCTTTTGCTCGATCGCCTGACGGGGCTTACCTGCGCCGAACCAATCCGGACGCGCAATCACCAGTCCTGTAAATGTCGACATCAACAAAAGCCCGGCAGTGTATATTCCCGTGAGCCTATGAAGTTCATAGTTCTTAATAAAAAAACTTTTCAGAGGACGCATCGTAAAGGCTCTTTTAAATTGTCCATTCTTGGGCCACCACAAATAAATCCCCGATATCAAGATCAGCATCATGAATATCGCGCCAACAGCGGCAATCGTTTTTCCGGTTCCGCCCATGAATAGATCGTGATGAAAGCGAAATATAAATCCCACGAATGATGTCGCAAAATTATAGCTGCCTTTAAATTCGTTCGTTGTTAAATCTACGAAGGCTTTCACCCGACGGCGCTCTTTCCCGCTAGGTATATCAAAGGTCAACACAGCATTGCCATAAGCAGATTCCGGGATCACAACAGACCTAGGCAACTTGTCTGTTTGAAGGGCCTCTTGCGCTGACTTGATCAATGCTCCCAGGGACTGAGGGTGCGCAGAAGAGTGCGCAGAAATATATAGATTTGGATTGATCATCTCGTCCACCGCATCGCCATAGACAAGAACGCTGCCGGTGATTCCCAGCAAAGCGAAATACAAACCAACTACAATTCCAAACCAGCGATGGCACCAAACGAAAGCTTTCTTCATCGAGGGTGGATTTAGAAAAGTTCTTGTCCTATGGCAATGAGAAGAGCTTTCAACACGGTTAATGAAACCGTGTTGATCATCGCTCTATGAAAGTGAACGTTAGTTATTTAGGGAGGCTACAAACTCTATGGATTTACGACTTCCGCGACACCCTTCAATCCATTTTGCTTATAAATGAACAAGAGTGTGTTGCGATAGCTATCATAATGAAGAGCACTCTCGCATGTAAAAGTCGTATTCGGTAATGCAATCACGGACTCTGCACCGCTATTATTCAGATCATATTTATAAAGTATTCCTGATGCGCACGTATAAACGTAATTGCTGGAAAGATCCGTCGATCGCTTCACGGCAAATCTCGAGAAAGCCCTCGGAGCTGTAAACAAAGTCCCCATTGTGCCGGTTCCATCATAAGCAAACTTTGCAATACGAGTGGCGTTAGGTTCCGCTAGTAACCAAGAATTCGTCCCTGGATCGTATTGTGCCTGCATACCAACATCGTTCACACCCGCTGCCAATGAACAGCCACCATTCAAGGCTGAACCATCAGCACAAATCGTAGCTGGGATTTGAGTCGAACCACCATTTGTGTCGTAAAGTTTTTTCGTAAATACTTTCGAAGTTAAATCGACCCAGAAATAGCGCGAATCAGTCATACGGTTGATCGAGCCGTTATATGAGTACGCCCCTAATATCATCGTATTACCGTAAATTCCAACGGGCTGTGGACCATAGCTACCCACAGAACTCCAGCTTTCCCATAAACCTGATGAACGTACGATTCGCCCTGTAGAGCCCTGGGCTCTTGGCATATAGACGTCCCCATTCGAATTCACAAGAATACGGGTTGGGGAGATATCGAAAGAGTTATGAATAGGGCTTGTCGCGGCCACGTTGCCTGCTGACGGTGCTTTAGAGTATTGGAGACCCGCAAGCGTTGTCACTGAGCTGCCAGGAACAAATTCACGAACACGCACATCACCAAAGTCATAGACAGTTATGTAGCTCGTACCCAGTGAGTTCCAAGATTTAACATCCGTCAAATTAGCAAAGCGGGTCACCAGAGGCATTTTGCCGTCATCCGAACCCAGCTTGTCTCCCGCAATGGTTCTGACGTAACCATCGTTATCAATAGTTCTGACGGCCTTCGATTTCACATCAATATAAAACGGCTGACCTTGGCTGTTAAATGTTAAAGCCATCGTGTTAATCGCGCAGCTGGTATGGAATGTACCATCAGAACAAGTTCCGTACTGGTCACTACCCCAAACTCTTGCCCAAGTCATGGAAGCCGAATCAAACTTCCAGATACCTTGAGCCGGAGTTCCTTGATCGTAGGCAGAATATACATTTCCGACTCTGTCATTATAGAAACTGACATATTCACGATAACCGTCTGTCGTTACGATATGATCTGGAATTGGCGACATCGCGATGCCTGTGGACGGATCGACTTGAGCATAGGCCCGAGTTTCCGTCGTCGATGCATTCAAAGTACATGATGAGCTTGAACCTTGAGAACTTACTTCCCAAATCATTTTATCCACGTTGCCTGATGCATCGAACGTCACGAAATAATCGATGAACCCGCACAAAGTATTATCCTGAGTGGGCGAAGAGCTGTTTCCTGTACCACTTAAAGTGATTAAGCTCACCGCGCCTGTTGCTGCATTGTATTTACGAACTTTGTGGCCATTTTCCCCGACAAAGAAAATATCACCGTTTGAAGACACCGATAAGTGGCGAATATTTATTGAAGCCTTATAATTCGTCGCCGTCGCAACATAGGAACCGGTATCGTTACCGCCGCCGACGACACGACTGATAGTCATCGGACTCACTCTGGTATTGATTCGGCGAATAGTTTGGCTGTCTGCCACTAAAATATCATTGTTTGCGTCCTTATAGATTCCTGATACAGCTTTAAATTTGGCGTTGGTCAACTCGCCACCGTCGCCTGACATAGAACCCGCATAAGTCGCCAGAATTTCGTAAACACCATTTGTCGGATTCACCCATGCAAGCCCGCGTGTATCTAAAACAAAAATTCGACCATCATCAAGAACTTGCAATGCGTTCGCACCACCGCTTGGTTGGATGATAGCAGACTTAGCACTTGAATTCAGTCCCAAATCTGTATTCCCCGCAAGGAAATTAATTTGCCCTGAGTTCAACGGATTACTTGAGATCGTCGAGAAGAATCCCAAAGAATCCACAGTTTTCATTTTCAAGCGGAAGTAAGTGCCCACTGGAGCCGACAGTACCGCACATCCAGTGAATCCAGAAGTAACTGTACAGCCACCATTGGCACCGTTGGCAAGACCCGTGGCCAACGTTCCAGCCGTTGTCGCATCATCCGTTGTGTAAGTGATAGAGATAGGATTAGCAGCCAAGCCCGTAGAGCTTGAAACATTCCATTTCAAATAAATCGCGCTTCCCGACGTCACCACAAGATCTGAACCACTTGGAGGACTTGTCGGAGTATTGGTAGAAGTCAATTGGATCGAACCCACCGATGGAGGATTTGGTGAGTTATAGTAAACACTGCCCTTATCCACGCTGGCAGTTGATGAATTCGTTGAAATGTTACCCACAGCATCCATCAACCAAATATAAATTGTGTAAGCCCCAGAAACGAAGCCGACGTTATAATAAATAGAAGATGTCGAAAGATTTTTCGCCGCGGTAAGACCGTAAGAAGCGACTGGAATCCAGCAGCTGCTTGAACTGGTTGGAGCTGTGCCTGAAGTTGACATGCAGATTTTTGAAATATTGCTAAGGGAATCCGATCCATTAAAACCAATCAAGACGTTATTATTCGTGGTATTTGCCGATCCACCATTCACGGTGAAGCTTGAAAGTGTCGGAGCACTGCTATCAATTGCAAAACTACCCGAGGTCACCGTCTTAACATTTCCTGCGGCATCCGTTAAAGTCACACGAACTTTCGCTGCATTCGTATTGGTCCCAGGAACTGATATTCCTGTAAGCGAGTAAGTTACGTTCGTATTGGCACCAGCCGTAGCTGTTTTTGAGCCCGCGCTTGTCCAAGTTGCTCCATCATAAAATTCAATAGCAAAAGAAGAACTGCTTGCTACATTGGCTTCAGTTACAACCCAACTTGCGGTGATTGTGCCGCCACCTTTAACCACGCCCGGAGTCGTCACTGTAATCGAAGGTGCCGTTGCATCTTTGATCACAGAGCGACCAGAGGATGAACCTGTGTTCCCAGCACTGTCCGTTTGACTTGCTGTTAAGGTGTAAGGACCATCAGCCAAAGATGACATATTCGCGGTAATGACCCACGCATTTCCTGAACACAAAGTTGGCGCCGCTGTAACACCAGAAAGGTTCACTGCCACACCATTTTCAGAACATGCGCCACCGATAGTCACAGCCGATAAATTTGCGGATGGGATTACATAGTTATTAGCTGAAGGCGTTGTGATAGTCACCGTTGGAGCCACGGTATCCACAACCCAAGTATATGTCACTGGCGTCCCGTCATTGCCTGCCGTGTCCGATGCATAAATAGAAACGGTGTGACTGCCTTCGGATAAGGAGCTGTAAGATCCCCCCGACACACACGTCGAATAAGATCCACCATCCAGCTTACACTTAAATCCGGAGACACTTCCCCCACCCGTATCCAGACCTGTGAAACCAAACACCGCCGTCGCCGAGTTTGCATTCGCAGAAGGTTTAGCAGTGATCGTCACTGTTGGTGGAGCGGTATCAATGGTCCATGAATAAGAAACTGCAGCGGAATAGTTTACAGCAGCATCAAGAGCCGAAACCTCAAAGCTATGAGCTCCCGCAGCCAAAGAGCTGTATGAGACTCCAGAGGTACAAGACGTAACGGCTCCACCGTCAATTTTACATTCGTAACCAGCAACAGAACCAGAAGAGTCCGCGCCACTAAATGTAAAGGCTGCCGTCGTCTGATTCGTTAAGCTATTGGGTTTGGTTAAAAGAGTCAAAGTTGGAGCCGTCAAATCCACGTCCCAGGAGTATGTCTGCACAGCAGAGGTATTCCCTGCCGTATCCATGACCTTCACGTTGAATGTATGAGATCCTTCAGCAAGACTCGTATAATTCTTAGGGCTTGCACATTCCGTATAACCCGCGCTGTCTAACTCACAATAGTATTTCTCAATCGTCGCGCCACCGGTGTCACCGCCCGTAAACTTAAACTGCGCTGTCGCTGTGTTTGTATCAGCGTCTGGTTTATCGGTGATGGTCAAAGTCGGGTTTGTTGTATCTATCAACCAAGTGTAAGAAGTCGCATCACTGACGTTCGATAAGTTATCGATCGAGCGCACCTCAAAAGTATGCGACCCTTGCGTCAAGCCCGTATAGGACTTCGGTGATGAACATGTCGCCCATCCCGCTGAATCCAAGTTACATTGATAGCTCGAAATAGAGCCGCCGGATGGAGGTGTGGCATAAAATGAAAAGTTCGCCGTCGTTTGATTTGTAATATTATCCGGTGAGGCTGTGATCGACGCCATCGGCGACACGGTATTAATCGTCCACGTGTAAGTTGTCGCAGTACCAATATTACCTGCAGAGTCCGTGGCACGCACTTTAAACGTATGACTGCCATCCGCCAACGACGAATACGATTTGCCTGTCGTACAAGCAGAATAGCCACCACCATCAAGTTCACATTCGTAGCCAGAAATGCTCGCGCCACCTGTATCCGTACCAACAAACGCGAACGTCCCTGTCATTGAATTTGTCATTGCAGCGGGTTTTGAGGTGATCGTGACTGTTGGCGGAGTCGTATCAATCGTCCATGAATGAGTTTGAACAGAAGATACATTTCCAGCACCATCGTAAACGCGGGATTTAAACGTGTGACTGCCCGCAGCCAAAACGTAATTCATCACTGCCGTACAAGTCGCATAAGCAGCTCCATCAAGGCTGCACTGATAAGTCGCCAGACCAGAGCCACCGGTGTCAACTCCGGCCATTGTTAAAGTCGCTGATAACGAATTCGTTACAGCAGCGGGACCTGTTAGTGTCAAAGTTGGGGCCGTTAAATCGATATGCCAAGTTTTAGAATCAATGTTTGATGTGTTACCGGCCGTATCAATAGCACGAACACTCACGGTATGATCACCCTCGGTCAAACCCGCAAAGGACGCAGGACTTGAACAAGCACCCCACGCGCTGGAATCAAGCTTACATTCAAAATGGTCTATTGTACCAGAGCCGTCATTGCCCGTGAACGCGATAACTTGAGAGCTTGATTTACTTTGTGCCAATGGCTGCGTTGAGATTGTGACTGTCGGAGCCGCGGTATCCAGACCCAATGTCAAAGTAACTGGCGTCGTAGAAATCAAACCCGAAGCATCTTTAGCCCACAAGTAAAGAGTCTTGCTGCCCTCTCCCGATGAAGCCAAGGTATAATTCAAACTCTGACTGCCCACCTGTGAGCAAACAATCGGAAAGTTTTCAGAAGCACTTGGGATGGAGGAAGTCTCTGTCATCAAAAGGCTGCTGAAAGAATCACAGTTAGCTAAAGCTGCACCCGTGGTAATCCCGATGACTAAAGCACGTGTACTTACCGGCTGGCCGGCTGCAATCGAAGGAGATGTCACCGAAAAATTCGGTGGCTGTGGCAAAACATTATTAGAAATTTGTATCGGACCGGAGAAAGACTTATTCGGTTTTGTCAGATCCACATGCCCGGAACC is a window of Bdellovibrio sp. SKB1291214 DNA encoding:
- a CDS encoding class I SAM-dependent methyltransferase, with amino-acid sequence MKSSLATEQVQNILAKLYKDSAENDATNRQEAMALPETATQEEFYRAMRGVYMAIGMEFGNLLYSIARTNNSKTIVEFGTSFGVSTIYLAAAVKDNGGGKVITTEFHPEKVARAKTNLTEAGLVGFVEFRVGDALQTLKENSPNNIDMLFLDGPKGMYMDVLKLMESKVRSGGIIASDNTNHEGLESFLSYLRSASNGYVSAPIHTRRGERYPAHEISIRL
- a CDS encoding PepSY-associated TM helix domain-containing protein — translated: MKKAFVWCHRWFGIVVGLYFALLGITGSVLVYGDAVDEMINPNLYISAHSSAHPQSLGALIKSAQEALQTDKLPRSVVIPESAYGNAVLTFDIPSGKERRRVKAFVDLTTNEFKGSYNFATSFVGFIFRFHHDLFMGGTGKTIAAVGAIFMMLILISGIYLWWPKNGQFKRAFTMRPLKSFFIKNYELHRLTGIYTAGLLLMSTFTGLVIARPDWFGAGKPRQAIEQKEAKPLFDFNKIDESLRSADLLQRPMTAMIDVRKGTVKVADRQMNIDDYVLSPPTEQKVSFRNYNFNLHSGKFWGEIGQLVMFLAGLLPLAFYFSGIYIWLKKSKPAMKRVR
- a CDS encoding Ig-like domain-containing protein, with protein sequence MGTHVRNGKASILQLLRSKLMLVVAFALGNVSCSMDATIADILTVNTGSLSGRIANYATNSNQASAQDAMACVTPVVNLYKLDSSGQRISPPAASVGADDTGAYSIDLKNAGFETEALKASPMLIEVKGCAAGVYFRPVTGYAEQNVTMSSSLLGYIVNTDFKDKLSMALQDNGAEVDNLMLILGSPDSMEKAYNVLLANTEASDKFTQIFGVAPSALLDASPEVLSYSLPASAQEKVALQLEADAAHWLSSYPMIYEWKLNATTLGTAKSVSHVPGGNSQGNHAITLTIGRDNGSGHVDLTKPNKSFSGPIQISNNVLPQPPNFSVTSPSIAAGQPVSTRALVIGITTGAALANCDSFSSLLMTETSSIPSASENFPIVCSQVGSQSLNYTLASSGEGSKTLYLWAKDASGLISTTPVTLTLGLDTAAPTVTISTQPLAQSKSSSQVIAFTGNDGSGTIDHFECKLDSSAWGACSSPASFAGLTEGDHTVSVRAIDTAGNTSNIDSKTWHIDLTAPTLTLTGPAAVTNSLSATLTMAGVDTGGSGLATYQCSLDGAAYATCTAVMNYVLAAGSHTFKSRVYDGAGNVSSVQTHSWTIDTTPPTVTITSKPAAMTNSMTGTFAFVGTDTGGASISGYECELDGGGYSACTTGKSYSSLADGSHTFKVRATDSAGNIGTATTYTWTINTVSPMASITASPDNITNQTTANFSFYATPPSGGSISSYQCNLDSAGWATCSSPKSYTGLTQGSHTFEVRSIDNLSNVSDATSYTWLIDTTNPTLTITDKPDADTNTATAQFKFTGGDTGGATIEKYYCELDSAGYTECASPKNYTSLAEGSHTFNVKVMDTAGNTSAVQTYSWDVDLTAPTLTLLTKPNSLTNQTTAAFTFSGADSSGSVAGYECKIDGGAVTSCTSGVSYSSLAAGAHSFEVSALDAAVNYSAAVSYSWTIDTAPPTVTITAKPSANANSATAVFGFTGLDTGGGSVSGFKCKLDGGSYSTCVSGGSYSSLSEGSHTVSIYASDTAGNDGTPVTYTWVVDTVAPTVTITTPSANNYVIPSANLSAVTIGGACSENGVAVNLSGVTAAPTLCSGNAWVITANMSSLADGPYTLTASQTDSAGNTGSSSGRSVIKDATAPSITVTTPGVVKGGGTITASWVVTEANVASSSSFAIEFYDGATWTSAGSKTATAGANTNVTYSLTGISVPGTNTNAAKVRVTLTDAAGNVKTVTSGSFAIDSSAPTLSSFTVNGGSANTTNNNVLIGFNGSDSLSNISKICMSTSGTAPTSSSSCWIPVASYGLTAAKNLSTSSIYYNVGFVSGAYTIYIWLMDAVGNISTNSSTASVDKGSVYYNSPNPPSVGSIQLTSTNTPTSPPSGSDLVVTSGSAIYLKWNVSSSTGLAANPISITYTTDDATTAGTLATGLANGANGGCTVTSGFTGCAVLSAPVGTYFRLKMKTVDSLGFFSTISSNPLNSGQINFLAGNTDLGLNSSAKSAIIQPSGGANALQVLDDGRIFVLDTRGLAWVNPTNGVYEILATYAGSMSGDGGELTNAKFKAVSGIYKDANNDILVADSQTIRRINTRVSPMTISRVVGGGNDTGSYVATATNYKASINIRHLSVSSNGDIFFVGENGHKVRKYNAATGAVSLITLSGTGNSSSPTQDNTLCGFIDYFVTFDASGNVDKMIWEVSSQGSSSSCTLNASTTETRAYAQVDPSTGIAMSPIPDHIVTTDGYREYVSFYNDRVGNVYSAYDQGTPAQGIWKFDSASMTWARVWGSDQYGTCSDGTFHTSCAINTMALTFNSQGQPFYIDVKSKAVRTIDNDGYVRTIAGDKLGSDDGKMPLVTRFANLTDVKSWNSLGTSYITVYDFGDVRVREFVPGSSVTTLAGLQYSKAPSAGNVAATSPIHNSFDISPTRILVNSNGDVYMPRAQGSTGRIVRSSGLWESWSSVGSYGPQPVGIYGNTMILGAYSYNGSINRMTDSRYFWVDLTSKVFTKKLYDTNGGSTQIPATICADGSALNGGCSLAAGVNDVGMQAQYDPGTNSWLLAEPNATRIAKFAYDGTGTMGTLFTAPRAFSRFAVKRSTDLSSNYVYTCASGILYKYDLNNSGAESVIALPNTTFTCESALHYDSYRNTLLFIYKQNGLKGVAEVVNP